The DNA sequence CTAGCGGTGGATGTCGCCAAACAAGGTATCCTGCCCAGCTTTGATGATCCCATCGAGAAAATCCGCATCCAAACAGGCACCCGCGGGGAAATCGAGATAGACTACGGCGACGAAGCCACCAAGCTGCTGCAGCTCTCCTACGCCGTCGCCGAATTGGATCCCGACGTAATCCTCACCAGCTCAGGCGACTCCTTCCTGTTTCCCTACCTGATTCAACGCGCCACCGCAAACGGGGTCTTCGACGAGTTCCTCCTCAGCCGCGACAAGGTGCCCTTTAACCGCCGTTTAGCCGCGGGCAAAACCTACTTCTCCTACGGCCACACCTTCTACCGCGCCGGCGCCGTAAGGCTCTATGGGCGAATACACATCGACGAAGCCAACACCTTCATCATGAAGGAATCCAGCTTCCAAGGCCTCATCGAGATAGCCCGCACCTGCCGGGTGCCACTGCATACGGCGGCTAGGTTCTCCATCGGCTCAAGCATGTCCTCCATCCAGTTCTACCAAGCCCAAAAAGACGACGTATTGCTGCCCCGCAACAAAAAAATCCCCGAAGCCTTCAAGTCCGCGTTGGATTTGCTGGTGGGCGACCGAGGCGGCTTCGTCTTTGAACCCCGAGTGGGCCTCTACAGCAGCATAGGCGAGCTTGATTTCTCCTCGATGTATCCCTCGCTTATGCGCAAATACAATATATCCGCTGAAACGGTGCTCTGCAAATGCTGCCCGGATTCGCCGGTGCGGATTCCAGATTTGGATTATCACATCTGCACCAAACGCGTAGGCATGGTTCCTAAAACGGTGGATTTAGCGTTGACTAAACGCTTAACCTATAAGCGCCTAAGAGACGAAGCCTCCGATGGGCGGCAGCGGGAAATCTATGATGCACGCCAGACCGCGCTGAAGTGGATACTGGTCACCTGCTTTGGCTACTTGGGGTTTAGCAACTCCAAATTCGGCACCGTCGATGGGCACATCGGTGTCTGCGCGTTTGCCCGCGAAGTCTTCCTTAAAGCAGCGCATATCGCGGAGGACGCGGGGTTTGAGGTGATTCATGGCATAGTGGATTCGCTGTGGCTAAAAAAACCCGACGCTACAATGGAGGACTACCGTCTGCTATGCAGAAAAATCACAGAGGAAATCGGTGTGCCCATCAACTTTGAGGGACGCTACAAGTGGATAGCTTTCTTGCCCTCAAGACTGCATCCCCGCGTCGGCGTCCTCAACCGCTACTTCGGCGCCTTGGAGGGCGGCAAAGTCAAAGTCCGAGGTTTAGCTGTGCGCCGCCGCGACACCCCCAAATTTGTCTACGACGCCCAAACCGACATGATAGATGCGTTGTCCCCCGCCGGCGACGCCGACGAGGTTTACAGGCGCATCCCCCAAGCCATCGGGGTGCTGCGCAGCTATCGGCAGCGGCTCATAGACGGCGACGTGGCGCTCCCCGATTTAATCGTGACCAAGCATATGTCGCGCCCCATCAGCCAGTACCGCCAGCAAGTCAGCCAAGTCATCGTTGCCCAGCAGCTGGCCAGCTACGGCGTGGATTCGCAGGCAGGCAACAGCGTAAAGTTCCTCTTCACCAGCCATCAAAATAAGCGATTTATGCGCAGGGTCAAAGCGGCGCAGCTAATCGAGAAGGACACAAACCCCGATGTCAAAAAGTACCTGCTGCTCCTCTATGACTCCGCCGCTAACCTGCTGAGTTTTGCCGGCTACACCCCAGATAGCATGTATGAGGCAGTTATGGGGCAGCAGCAGAAGCGGCTTCTCTAAACTGGGGCCTTAGGTTTTTGGTTTGGAGACTTCGCATGTGACTTGGGCGGAGGAGGGCGGGGGCTGCGGCTGCGTTTTGGGCGAGGAAAGCTGTTTTCTAATTATCAGGGCAAGCGCGATGAAGAGGGCGGCGGCGACAACGGCGGCGGTGCCTCCGATGATGAACCATGCCTGCCACGAAGGAAGAAACGTCTGTAGATACCGCAGTGACCCGATGAGGAAAAACAGCGAAGCGGCACCCGCCATGGAAATCCCAATCGACATCAACACGGCGCCGGTTATGGAAAAGATGAGGATTCGTTTAAGCCGCTCCTTGACGGCTGCCTCCTGCTTGCTCAGGTACTCTTTGAGTGCTGCTTTAATCTGGTCTAGAAACGAGGTGAAAGCTTCTTTAATAGACATCTAAAAACCGACTGCCCACGACTGCCGCCGCATGGATTCACTACAGTTAACGGTCGAGAGTTAATATGGATGTGTGACTGCCCCGGTGAGGTTACAGCTAAGCAGTGCTCTTCATTTCTTCACGGAAGGTTTCCTCAAGCATCTTCTTGTTGATGCCGATTTCCTCCGCCAACCGCTTAACCTGCTTAACGTAGGTGCGAAACAGACTCTGCAAAATCTCGCTTTTCTCCTGCTCGGTGATCTCTGCCTCCTCCGCTAGGAGCAGCGCAAACCAGCGTCCAAGGTTGGTGAGTTGGTAGGCTTTGATCCAGATGATGCGGCCTTCCTTCTCGTTTTTCTCCATGCTCTCGTTGAGGACGCCAAGGGAGGTTAGGGTTTTGAGGTTTTCGATGATGGTTTTGTTGGAGTAGTTAAGTTTGGCGACGAGGTCTTTTTGGTAGATGTTTTTAGCTATGCCCTGCTTGAGTGAGAAGCGCAGAACGTCTACGCCTGCTTTGGAGCCAAATATGGCGGAGAGTATCTTATCTTTTTTTTCCACGGGAAGAAAAACTACATAGGGACGTAACTTTTCACTCAATGGTACCGCCGCTACATCCATAGGCAGCGACTCTACATTTAAAACTATTCCCCTGCCCGGCAGAGCCACAGACCCTAATTTGGAAAAACAATTTTATATCACCCCCGCATTGAACATCTAAAACAACCGCAACGGGGTATCCAAGCAATGAAAAAACTAACCGCATGTTTACTTGTCTTTTTTGTAGCCGCATCTTTGAGTATAACGCTGGTTCCAAATGGTGCCAGCCAAGCCAGCACTGTTAAAATCGTCAGTTACAGCTATTACGTAGACACTCTGGGCTACCTTGATGTCGTCGGCGAAATCCAGAACAATGGACCAAACACCCTTGACCAAGTAGTAGTCTCGGGTACAGTAACCACCACCGACGGCCAAGAACTCACCTCATCAATCAAGGCTTGGGGCTTCCAACTCAAACCCGGCCAGAAAGCACCCTTCTATCTGGAGTTCCACTCACAGGGCAGCACCGATGGAACCTTCACTGGAACCGTCGCGGATGTGTCCCTCTCGATAAGCGAGGCACCTGCAACCGCCAAGTATCAGTACCCAGACATAACCATAACCAGCCATCACCCAACCCTGACCGCGGTAGGCGAATACTTCGCTGATTGCCAGATTAAAAACACCGGCAGCCAAACCGCGACAAGCGTTATCGTTTCAGCCACCTTCTATAACTCCACCGGCCAAGTTGTGGCGGTAGGCTACTCCAACCAAACAGACCTTGCACCCGGCGCCACCGCTTTCCTTCGCGCGGGCGCATTTGACCTCAACCAAACCTCTGTACCCTCGGGCCAAAAAATCGACAGCTACAGCTTACGTCTCCAGCTAAGTGCTCCCCTGCTGGAGGGCTCCGCACCCGTAGATGTTCCTACCCCCACCCCCGGTCCCGCCGTCGTCGAGACACCTGGTCCAGACTCGGGTTCATCGGGCCCAGATAACAACAACGGCGGAGGCGACTCAACAGGCGTTATCGGCATCGACCAGAGCACGAATTTAGCAATCGGAATTGTGGTTGTCGTGGTTGTGGTGGTGGCTGCACTGCTGCTTCTTACACGGCGACGCAAACCCAAACCCGCCGCTACCCTGCCTGCTGCCAAATCAGCCGGCGGCAAAGCAAAAAGGAAACATAAGTAGCCATCGGTAGCTAAGAAAGTGGCAGTGGACTGTGCCACCCTTTAAATATTTCTTTATCCCACTGGTTTGATTATGAGCAATCGAACACCAAGAAGCCGAGCAGGCGCCAGCAAACATCCAACAAGCACCCGCCAGAAGAAAACCAAGGCCAAGAAGACACGGCAAGGCGCCAAGTACCTGCGTGAGGAAACACCGCAGGCTTCCCCACAGGAGGTCTCGCAGCGTGCCCTAGGCGGCATCACCCGATTAGGAAGCCAAATATTTGCGCTATCCCCTTTCAGCCAGTACTATGATGATTGGCTAATTAACCTGCGCCAGGTCGTAGGCGAATTTGAAAGCACCCCCGCCATAAAAGTTGATGAAACTTTCCAGAAAGCGCGGGAGCAGATTTTCCTTGACGTTGAAGCTGCCCTTGCGGAACAGCGAATTGCGGAGTCTCACTTATCTGAGGAAGCCAAAGCCTTAGCGGATAACAACCACAAAATCGCGGAGGCAGACAAAGAATACGCTGAGCAAACCCGCGACTTAAGCAACAAACGCAACAGCGACATACAGCGCCTAAGCAACAAAGTCCGCATGTTAGAAGACGATTTAGCAGCGCAGGAAGGCGTCAAACTGGGCTTTTTCAAATTCAAAGAGAAACGCTTAGCCGCAGAGAAACTCGCCAAAACAAACCAGGACCTTTCAGCTGCCAAAAACGAGCTTGAAGTCATCACATCGAATTTCAAAGCTGAGCAAGATAAACTCCATGACAACTACGAGAAGCACAAGCAGGAACTCTTCGAAACCTCCGACCGTCTCCACAAGGAACTCGAAAAACTCGAAACCGACTCCTCCGCCCAACCGCGACAAACCGCATGCAACGCACTCACCCAAGCCATAAACGCCCTCCTCCAGCGGTGCCCCCCAAGCTAAAATTGCCCTTTTCTTTTTTTATTCCAAAACTTCAGGTTCATCGGTGGTGGCTTCTTAAGGTATTTTCCACGCACATTCGCCGTGAAAAGGTAAGTTACCGCCAGGAGGCTGTAGGCTATCTCCGCAAACGCCGGTGCATATGGAATCCCCGGGATCGTCGGTAAACCAAGCACCCTTAAAGAGTCAGCGGCAAAGACAAACAAGCAAACCGCAACGGTTCCAGCCCACCCCCATCTTTTGATCTGCCAAAACCAAACCGCAAACAGCAGTGTCAGCAAACCATAGACCAGCGTGTAGACGTCATAGGCGGCGGTGGCGGGGAGCTTGGAGAAGTCCTCGGAGGCTAAAAGCAGCGCCCCTGCCCCAACGTGGATGACGCCAATGGATGCTTGGGCAGCTGTTAAGGCAGCGATGCCTAGGCTTCTGCCCTTAAATGTCGGTGGCGAAGGTTTGCTCATTTCTTTCCCATGTTGATTAGGGCGGGGCGGATTTAGCGTTTTGGTTTGTAGTGGCATAATTGGCGGCAACGCGATAAATTTACTAACCCCTGCTATCCAATACTTACCGATGATAGTATGACCTGTTATTTCCGCCACTTATACGGTGTCTTCGCCAAAGCTGGCATAGAAGTCACCAAAGAAAACAAGCGTGAACTCAACAGAACCATAAAGTCCATAGTGGGTGAGGGGGACTGCCCGCTTGTCTGGCGCCAACTAAAACAGCGCTTAGCCCAAGATGAAGAAGGCTTTGTTTTGGAGCTAAAAAACGCCTGGCAAAACCGCTCCGCCGCTATGACGTAAAGGCTTCAAGTAAATCGTTTAGCTGAGCGAATAACTCAAGGAAGCGGTAGCCCTTCTCGCTGGTAACATATTTGTTCTGTGCCTTTAGCAGCAGCCCCTGAGTGGTTAAGTTGTCCATGTGGTTTTTCAGCTGAGAATAGTTAAGGTTGGTGTTGTACATTATGCTGGTTTTGGTTTTCTGTTGCTCACAGAACAGCAATATCTCCGCGATTATGTCCAGTTTGCCCCGTCTTGACCCTTTAAGGATGCTTCTTTCTCCTTCATGACGTAGCAGCGCAAACTGGAGTTCATGCGAATTAAGCTTAACCATTCCAGGGGGGTTAATTGACAAAAAAGTTTCTTCCTTTTCGTTTTTTAGTAGGTTTAATTGGCTCTTAAACGAATGTGATTGTATACGCGCAGCAACAACCAACCTAGCCGCCGCTTGAAGATTAACTGTTTAAATAAATGGTGTAGGATAGACAGGTAAGTGATGCAATGGCAAAATTGATGATTTATACCGATGGCGGCGCAAGAGGCAACCCGGGTCCCTCTGCTATAGCGTTTATCGCCACTGACAGCCAGGGCGTAACCCTCCAGTTGGGTTCCCGCTACATCGGCATCCACACCAACAACCAAGCCGAGTACCTGGCGC is a window from the Candidatus Bathyarchaeota archaeon genome containing:
- a CDS encoding FxLYD domain-containing protein, with the translated sequence MKKLTACLLVFFVAASLSITLVPNGASQASTVKIVSYSYYVDTLGYLDVVGEIQNNGPNTLDQVVVSGTVTTTDGQELTSSIKAWGFQLKPGQKAPFYLEFHSQGSTDGTFTGTVADVSLSISEAPATAKYQYPDITITSHHPTLTAVGEYFADCQIKNTGSQTATSVIVSATFYNSTGQVVAVGYSNQTDLAPGATAFLRAGAFDLNQTSVPSGQKIDSYSLRLQLSAPLLEGSAPVDVPTPTPGPAVVETPGPDSGSSGPDNNNGGGDSTGVIGIDQSTNLAIGIVVVVVVVVAALLLLTRRRKPKPAATLPAAKSAGGKAKRKHK
- a CDS encoding winged helix-turn-helix domain-containing protein, yielding MSINPPGMVKLNSHELQFALLRHEGERSILKGSRRGKLDIIAEILLFCEQQKTKTSIMYNTNLNYSQLKNHMDNLTTQGLLLKAQNKYVTSEKGYRFLELFAQLNDLLEAFTS